Proteins found in one Toxotes jaculatrix isolate fToxJac2 chromosome 18, fToxJac2.pri, whole genome shotgun sequence genomic segment:
- the nupr1b gene encoding nuclear protein 1b: MSHVDVKNLKPTSFEDEYYDEYEYYNLTDKYAEGSARKGRTKKEASENTNRHNPGGHERKIVEKLQNSEKKDKE, translated from the exons ATGAGTCACGTCGACGTGAAAAACCTGAAGCCCACCAGCTTCGAGGACGAGTACTACGATGAATACGAATATTATAACTTAACGGATAAATATGCAG AGGGCTCAGCCCGTAAAGGCAGGACGAAGAAGGAGGCCAGTGAAAACACCAACAGGCACAACCCCGGAGGCCATGAGCGCAAGATTGTGGAAAAACTCCAGAACAGcgagaagaaagacaaagagtga